A region of the Candidatus Peregrinibacteria bacterium genome:
ATACTGCAATGGAATCGAAAATTATACTCGGTATTTTTCATTGAGAGCTTCAGGAGAACCTCCCGCAACTTTACTCGAATACTTTCCGGATGATTTTCTCCTGATTGTCGATGAATCTCATATGACGCTTCCGCAAGTGGGAGCAATGCACGAAGGAAATTTGTCACGAAAAAGAGCACTCGTCGAGTACGGATTTCGCTTGCCTTCTGCGCTCGATAATCGTCCGCTCAAATTTGGGGAATTCGAAGATTTTATTACACAAGGAGTTTTTATTTCTGCTACGCCGGGAAAATATGAGAAGGCACATTGTCCGACAGATGAAATTGTAGAACAAATTATTCGTCCCACAGGTCTTCTTGATCCTAAAATACTCGTTTTGCCATCTCGCAAGGAATTTTATGATCCAAAAGTGCATACTATTCCGAAAAATAAAGTATCCAACCAAATCGATGTTTTAACAGAGGAAATGAAAAAGCGAATCTCGAAAAATCAGCGAATTCTTGTCACGACTGCTACCAAAAAATCTGCGGAAGATCTTTCGAAATATTTTGCAGAAATTGGAATTTCGGCGAAATATCTCCATTCCGATATTGAAACTTTAGAACGCATCGAAATTCTCAAAGAACTTCGGGAAGGGAAAATTAATGTGGTCGTGGGAATTAACCTCCTTCGCGAAGGGCTTGATCTTCCGGAAGTATCGCTCATTGCCATTCTTGATGCAGACAAAGAGGGGTTTTTACGTTCTCGCGACGCCCTCATTCAAACAATTGGTCGAGCAGCGCGAAATGTCGATGGGACCGTACTTCTTTTTGGAGATAAGATGACACAAGCAATGCGAGAAGCAATTGATGAAACAGATCGCCGACGTTCAATTCAGGAGGCGCACAACACAAAACACGGAATTACTCCACAAACAATTCAAAAGGACATTACTTCTATTTCTCGAGAAACTGCAGCAGTGAAAGAATATGATCTGAAGAAAGTAAAAGAATCAGAACTCCCACGGCTTATCGAGGAACTCGAATTGCAGATGGATATTGCGGTGCAGAATTTAGAATTTGAAAAAGCGGCGGAACTCCGAGATGAGATTGAGGCAATAAAGGGCATGATGAAGCCATAAAATCTTGAGAAAAAATTTATGGAGGTAAATATTGTACTTTTTATTAAAAAAGTGTTATAATAAATAATGATTTTATTCTTTTACCCCATACTTTTTTCATTCTTTTTCCCCATTTTTCTTCATTCTTCATTTTTATTTTTTAATTCTTTTATACAAATATATAAATGAAAAAATATTTCATTTTACCCGCAATTGCGGTGCTTGCCGTTGTCGGTCTTATCTTGACCAATACGGGAAAAAGTCCTGATTCATTTCAGGCGAATCTTGTGTGTGATCCGCAAGATCCACTCGTATGTTGGAATGAAGGGGGCGATCTTCCTCCACCTCCGAGCAATTTGCCCGATGGTGCAGGCTGTGCTGTTGCCTCAGAATGTGCATCTCAACAATGTAATAGTAATCGTTGCGGTACTCCAGTTGCTCCACAGCCAAAACCAGATGGACAGGCGTGCAGCGCAGCTGCGGAATGTACTTCAAACGTCTGTAGTAATGGAATTTGTGGTCAACCGGTAAATAATACCACTAAGAAAGCGGATGGGCAGTCATGTACAGACGGTCCTCAGTGTACATCTAATTTTTGTGATTTCGCTCATGGAAGTGTCTGTGCTCCCGCAGGAGGTGGATGGACTGGAGGAACAGTAGGGACAAAGACAGCAGGACAGGCATGTGCTGCAGCTTCTGAATGTGCTGTAGGACTTTCTTGTACTGGAAACGTTTGTACAAATCCAACAAATCAAAATCAAGGACTAGGTTGCTGGAATACTATTACAAACCAAGCAGCTCCTACTTGTACAGACAGTACGGGAACTCAATCTTGTCCAACATTCGCGAATGGTTATGTTTGCCAGACAAATAACACACAACAGAACACTACACAATGTCCTTCTG
Encoded here:
- the uvrB gene encoding excinuclease ABC subunit UvrB yields the protein MSQKFKLVSPFEPSGDQPKAIEKLIKGLHAGTKLQTLLGATGTGKTFTMANVIQEIQKPTLVLSHNKTLAAQLCNEFRQFFPENAVSYFVSYYDYYQPEAYIARTDTYIEKEATINEEIDKFRHAATYNLLTRKDVIIVASVSCIYGLGDVESYESLAITITVGDQVKRDKLLRKLTDIQYRRSSLEFKQGMFHVMGDMVEIFPPSADTVFRIDLFGDDVEAITEVDSFTGELINTLEEVTIFPAKHDVTTREKIEKAAQEIQKDLKLQVQELEKQGKSLEAHRLQTRTEYDIEMLLETGYCNGIENYTRYFSLRASGEPPATLLEYFPDDFLLIVDESHMTLPQVGAMHEGNLSRKRALVEYGFRLPSALDNRPLKFGEFEDFITQGVFISATPGKYEKAHCPTDEIVEQIIRPTGLLDPKILVLPSRKEFYDPKVHTIPKNKVSNQIDVLTEEMKKRISKNQRILVTTATKKSAEDLSKYFAEIGISAKYLHSDIETLERIEILKELREGKINVVVGINLLREGLDLPEVSLIAILDADKEGFLRSRDALIQTIGRAARNVDGTVLLFGDKMTQAMREAIDETDRRRSIQEAHNTKHGITPQTIQKDITSISRETAAVKEYDLKKVKESELPRLIEELELQMDIAVQNLEFEKAAELRDEIEAIKGMMKP